One genomic segment of Pseudonocardia sp. T1-2H includes these proteins:
- a CDS encoding glycosyltransferase family 2 protein: MEPGRPHEGPRQDEGPGRDVRTYGDELAVVTVTYSPGETLDAFLDSVPKATTRPVRVILADNGSVDGAPERGAERDGVDLLRIGENVGYGTAANRGVAELGDEVGWVVVANPDLVFGPGSLDELLAVAARWPRAGALGPLIRDADGHVYPSARLLPSLGRGAGHAALGRVWPDNPWTRSYRQEDAEPVERTAGWLSGSCLLLRRTAFDSVDGFDPRYFMYFEDVDLGDRLNRAGWRNVYAPSAEVVHTGGASTSKADVSARMLTEHHRSAYRYLADRNAGVLRAPLRALLKAGLTARARSASR, from the coding sequence ATGGAACCGGGACGGCCGCACGAGGGGCCGAGGCAGGACGAGGGGCCGGGGCGCGACGTGCGGACCTACGGCGACGAGCTCGCCGTCGTCACCGTCACCTACTCGCCCGGGGAGACCCTCGACGCGTTCCTGGACTCCGTCCCGAAGGCCACGACCCGGCCGGTGCGGGTGATCCTGGCGGACAACGGCTCGGTCGACGGCGCCCCCGAGCGCGGCGCCGAGCGCGACGGCGTGGACCTGCTCCGGATCGGCGAGAACGTCGGCTACGGCACCGCGGCCAACCGCGGGGTCGCCGAGCTGGGCGACGAGGTCGGCTGGGTCGTCGTCGCCAACCCGGACCTGGTCTTCGGGCCGGGCTCGCTGGACGAGCTGCTGGCCGTCGCCGCCCGCTGGCCGCGGGCCGGAGCGCTGGGCCCGCTGATCCGCGACGCCGACGGGCACGTCTACCCGTCGGCGCGGCTGCTGCCCTCGCTCGGCCGCGGGGCCGGGCACGCCGCGCTCGGGCGGGTGTGGCCGGACAACCCGTGGACGCGCTCCTACCGGCAGGAGGACGCCGAGCCCGTCGAGCGGACCGCGGGCTGGCTCTCGGGGTCCTGCCTGCTGTTGCGGCGCACGGCGTTCGACTCCGTCGACGGCTTCGACCCGCGCTACTTCATGTACTTCGAGGACGTCGATCTCGGCGATCGGCTGAACCGGGCGGGCTGGCGAAACGTCTACGCACCGTCGGCCGAGGTCGTCCACACGGGCGGTGCGTCCACGTCGAAGGCCGACGTGTCCGCCCGGATGCTCACCGAGCACCACCGCAGCGCCTACCGCTACCTCGCCGACCGCAACGCCGGCGTCCTGCGGGCCCCGCTGCGGGCGCTGCTGAAGGCCGGGCTCACCGCACGCGCACGATCCGCGTCACGTTGA
- a CDS encoding tetratricopeptide repeat protein, producing MSETVQSLSAQGRALLDAGRSADAVEVLRQAVASGEEPALDLLARAYLDNGSWVAAANWLGALVESGRVEFAGRLGVALAELGDAGGAEDAFRTAVEYGELAAANDLAILLRDQNRFGEAVQVLTRAAEQGDRQAPDNLTALHLEAGDLSAAIEAAERWVSDDRPDAVVALADVRAAARRDDEADALYRRAAHLGALRAHTAYGTFLLTSVGDVDGAEREFRAAVRHNESGSSYALAQFLIDTGRPDEARAHLQVGIDHGDRNALEALSELDGEDLSDD from the coding sequence GTGTCGGAGACCGTGCAGTCGCTGTCGGCGCAGGGCCGCGCGCTCCTCGACGCGGGTCGTTCCGCGGACGCGGTGGAGGTGCTCCGCCAGGCCGTGGCGTCCGGCGAGGAACCGGCACTGGACCTCCTCGCCCGCGCCTACCTGGACAACGGCAGCTGGGTCGCGGCCGCGAACTGGCTCGGCGCGCTCGTCGAGAGCGGACGGGTCGAGTTCGCCGGGCGCCTCGGCGTCGCGCTCGCGGAGCTGGGGGACGCGGGCGGGGCGGAGGACGCCTTCCGGACCGCCGTCGAGTACGGCGAGCTCGCCGCGGCCAACGACCTCGCCATCCTGTTGCGGGACCAGAACCGCTTCGGCGAGGCCGTGCAGGTGCTGACCCGCGCGGCCGAGCAGGGGGACCGGCAGGCCCCGGACAACCTGACGGCGCTGCACCTGGAGGCCGGGGACCTGTCCGCGGCGATCGAGGCCGCCGAGCGCTGGGTGTCCGACGACCGGCCGGACGCGGTCGTCGCGCTCGCGGACGTGCGGGCGGCCGCCCGCCGCGACGACGAGGCGGACGCGCTCTACCGCCGGGCGGCCCACCTCGGTGCGTTGCGCGCCCACACCGCCTACGGGACGTTCCTGCTCACGTCCGTGGGCGACGTCGACGGAGCGGAACGCGAGTTCCGCGCCGCGGTGCGGCACAACGAGTCCGGCTCCTCCTACGCCCTCGCGCAGTTCCTGATCGACACCGGCCGTCCCGACGAGGCCCGCGCGCACCTGCAGGTCGGCATCGACCACGGGGACCGCAACGCCCTCGAAGCCCTCTCCGAACTGGACGGAGAGGACCTGTCGGACGACTGA
- a CDS encoding LCP family protein: MGERGSGRSASGSGRGRRSAAAALFGWDGTLSDGDGAERHVPPDRGSTADRRSVPGRRPAADKGSSPDRLPAAERRTPSERRTPARDTPLDRKAGSRSTTARSGSGPSSGASPSVRSGGRADPPRRKPGTGAPRAVPPRPPARRPGTGAGGGRPPNRPARPRPPASPPPEPRAVRFRRRARVTVCGLSALVLVLTGSAWGLYRDITGGLTTTNVITGGANSGEQNILLVGVDSRTDAQGNPLPRAVLDQLHGGESSGVLNSDTIIVLHVPDDGGSATAFSIPRDSYVDIPGYRKDKINAAYPVTKALRSEELVRAGGMNPKEIDSESSAAGRSTLIQTVQDLTGLRIDHYAEVNLLGFYNLTEAIGGVDVCLRNPVNDAFSGANFPAGPQTVSGAAALSFVRQRHGLPEGDLSRIRRQQVFLAAVADKTLSSGTLTNPSTLSGLIDVAHKSLVVDSGWDLLAFARQASGLAAGNMNFLTIPTQGGATNDRGDVVLVDPAQVKGFVEQQTTPADERPEETPAPEETSDVDPATVTADVGNGSGTTGLAAQVAGTLTAAGFVEGNVENAPSRTTSVVRYAQSDGDAAARAVAAKLGGIGVEQADGVASGHVQVLLGTDFEAPAAAAAPAASPSAATSAPAPDAGSAINAGGVPCID, translated from the coding sequence ATGGGCGAGCGAGGGTCCGGCCGCTCCGCGTCCGGTTCCGGACGCGGACGCAGGTCCGCGGCGGCGGCGCTGTTCGGGTGGGACGGGACGCTCTCGGACGGCGACGGAGCGGAACGGCATGTCCCACCGGACCGGGGATCGACGGCCGACCGCCGCTCCGTGCCGGGCCGGCGCCCCGCTGCCGACAAGGGCTCGTCCCCGGACCGGCTTCCCGCCGCCGAGCGCAGGACGCCGTCCGAGCGCCGCACCCCGGCCCGCGACACCCCGCTCGACCGCAAGGCCGGTTCACGCTCCACCACGGCCCGCTCCGGCTCCGGCCCGTCCTCCGGTGCCTCCCCGTCGGTCCGCTCCGGCGGGCGGGCCGACCCGCCCCGCCGGAAGCCGGGAACCGGCGCGCCCCGCGCCGTCCCGCCCCGTCCCCCGGCCCGCAGGCCCGGCACCGGGGCCGGCGGTGGCAGGCCGCCCAACCGCCCGGCCCGTCCCCGGCCGCCCGCGTCGCCGCCCCCCGAGCCCCGCGCCGTGCGCTTCCGCCGTCGCGCCCGGGTCACCGTCTGCGGCCTGTCCGCGCTGGTCCTCGTCCTGACCGGGTCCGCGTGGGGGCTCTACCGGGACATCACCGGCGGCCTGACGACCACGAACGTCATCACCGGCGGCGCGAACTCCGGGGAGCAGAACATCCTGCTCGTGGGCGTGGACAGCCGCACGGACGCCCAGGGCAACCCGCTCCCCCGCGCGGTGCTCGACCAGCTGCACGGCGGTGAGAGCAGCGGCGTGCTGAACTCGGACACGATCATCGTCCTGCACGTGCCCGACGACGGCGGCAGCGCGACGGCCTTCTCCATCCCCCGCGACAGCTATGTGGACATCCCCGGCTACCGCAAGGACAAGATCAACGCGGCCTATCCGGTGACGAAGGCGCTCCGGTCGGAGGAACTGGTCAGGGCCGGGGGGATGAACCCCAAGGAGATCGACAGCGAGTCGTCGGCCGCCGGGCGCAGCACGCTGATCCAGACCGTGCAGGACCTCACCGGCCTCAGGATCGACCACTACGCCGAGGTCAACCTGCTCGGCTTCTACAACCTGACCGAGGCGATCGGCGGCGTCGACGTCTGCCTGCGGAACCCGGTGAACGACGCCTTCTCCGGCGCGAACTTCCCCGCGGGCCCGCAGACGGTCTCCGGCGCGGCGGCGCTCTCGTTCGTCCGCCAGCGGCACGGCCTGCCCGAGGGGGACCTCTCGCGAATCCGCCGCCAGCAGGTGTTCCTCGCCGCCGTCGCGGACAAGACGCTGTCGAGCGGGACGCTGACGAACCCGTCGACGCTGTCGGGGCTCATCGACGTCGCCCACAAGTCCCTGGTCGTCGACTCCGGGTGGGACCTCCTCGCGTTCGCGCGGCAGGCGTCGGGGCTGGCGGCGGGCAACATGAACTTCCTGACGATCCCGACGCAGGGCGGTGCGACGAACGACCGCGGTGACGTCGTGCTCGTCGATCCCGCGCAGGTCAAGGGCTTCGTCGAGCAGCAGACGACCCCCGCGGACGAGAGGCCCGAGGAGACGCCGGCACCGGAGGAGACCTCCGATGTCGACCCGGCGACCGTCACCGCGGACGTCGGCAACGGCTCGGGGACCACCGGGCTGGCCGCGCAGGTCGCGGGCACGCTCACCGCCGCGGGTTTCGTCGAGGGCAACGTCGAGAACGCGCCGAGCCGCACGACCTCCGTGGTCCGCTACGCGCAGTCCGACGGCGACGCCGCGGCCCGGGCGGTCGCGGCGAAGCTCGGCGGGATCGGGGTCGAGCAGGCGGACGGGGTCGCGTCCGGGCACGTGCAGGTGCTGCTCGGCACGGACTTCGAGGCGCCCGCCGCCGCGGCCGCGCCGGCCGCGTCCCCCTCGGCGGCCACGTCGGCACCCGCGCCGGACGCCGGATCGGCGATCAACGCCGGCGGCGTACCGTGCATCGACTGA
- a CDS encoding TIGR03089 family protein, translating into MSLTDALLDPILATNPARPLITFYDDATGERIELSAVTTANWAAKAANLLRDECDLEPGGSVAVLLPAHWQTAAVLLAVWSCGAEVTADPDGADLVLCDANRVDLALAAKAPGGVVALSMDAFGRGIDGLPAGVVDFATEVRLQPDAFVPWEPVTQAATALDGRTVAEVLAEVRDRVDSLGLAATDRVLSTREWTTLDGLRDGLLAVLAAGASLVQVAHPEDAALDRRYVAEKCSTRL; encoded by the coding sequence GTGTCCCTGACCGACGCCCTGCTCGACCCGATCCTCGCGACGAACCCGGCCCGGCCGCTGATCACGTTCTACGACGACGCGACCGGCGAGCGGATCGAGCTCTCCGCCGTCACCACCGCCAACTGGGCCGCGAAGGCCGCGAACCTGCTGCGCGACGAGTGCGACCTCGAGCCCGGCGGCTCGGTCGCGGTGCTGCTGCCGGCGCACTGGCAGACGGCGGCGGTGCTGCTCGCGGTGTGGTCCTGCGGCGCCGAGGTCACCGCGGACCCGGACGGCGCGGACCTGGTGCTGTGCGACGCGAACCGGGTCGACCTGGCGCTCGCCGCGAAGGCGCCGGGCGGGGTGGTGGCGCTGTCGATGGACGCGTTCGGCCGCGGGATCGACGGGCTGCCGGCCGGGGTCGTGGACTTCGCGACCGAGGTCCGGCTCCAGCCCGACGCGTTCGTCCCCTGGGAGCCGGTGACGCAGGCCGCGACCGCGCTCGACGGCAGAACCGTCGCGGAGGTCCTCGCCGAGGTCCGGGACCGGGTCGACTCGCTGGGGCTCGCCGCCACGGACCGGGTCCTCTCGACCCGGGAGTGGACCACCCTGGACGGGCTGCGCGACGGGCTCCTCGCCGTGCTCGCCGCCGGGGCCTCGCTGGTGCAGGTCGCCCATCCCGAGGACGCCGCCCTGGACCGACGCTACGTCGCGGAGAAGTGCAGCACCCGGCTCTGA
- the ilvA gene encoding threonine ammonia-lyase IlvA, with the protein MSAVDVDAAAERLRAVIGPSPLQISARLSDAVGGEVWIKREDLQPVRSYKIRGAYNLIAQLDDAEKARGVVCASAGNHAQGVAFACSRLGVEARVYLPRTTPRQKRDRVARLGGKVVKVIVIGNTYDDAAAAAAKDAAESGATLVPAFDDERTVAGQGTVIREVLGQLADPPDTVIVPVGGGGLLAGTVAYLGERHPEIRVVGVEPAGAASMAAALREGGPTTLAHVDPFVDGAAVRRVGDVTFPIVRDSGVVLEPVAEGRVCVEMLALYQTDGIIAEPAGALAPAALEQLDIPHGSTTVCLLSGGNNDVSRYADVVERALVHEGRKHYFLVEFPQEPGALRSFLDDVLGPDDDITLFEYIKRSNRETGPALVGLELGDPADLEALLARMEAAPPQIERIPPDSPLFRFIL; encoded by the coding sequence GTGTCCGCCGTGGACGTCGACGCCGCCGCCGAGCGGCTGCGCGCCGTGATCGGCCCGAGCCCGCTGCAGATCTCGGCCCGGCTCTCGGACGCCGTCGGCGGCGAGGTGTGGATCAAGCGCGAGGACCTGCAGCCCGTCCGGTCCTACAAGATCCGCGGCGCGTACAACCTGATCGCCCAGCTCGACGACGCCGAGAAGGCCCGGGGTGTCGTGTGCGCGAGTGCCGGCAACCACGCCCAGGGCGTCGCGTTCGCGTGTTCCCGCCTGGGCGTCGAGGCGCGGGTGTACCTGCCCCGGACCACGCCGCGGCAGAAGCGGGACCGGGTCGCGCGGCTCGGCGGCAAGGTCGTGAAGGTCATCGTCATCGGCAACACCTACGACGACGCCGCGGCCGCCGCGGCGAAGGACGCCGCCGAGTCCGGCGCGACACTCGTCCCCGCCTTCGACGACGAGCGCACCGTGGCCGGGCAGGGCACCGTCATCCGCGAGGTCCTCGGCCAGCTGGCGGACCCGCCGGACACCGTGATCGTCCCCGTCGGGGGCGGCGGCCTGCTCGCAGGCACCGTCGCCTACCTGGGGGAACGCCACCCGGAGATCCGGGTCGTCGGCGTCGAGCCCGCCGGGGCTGCGAGCATGGCGGCAGCCCTGCGCGAGGGCGGCCCGACGACGCTCGCGCACGTGGACCCCTTCGTCGACGGGGCCGCGGTGCGCCGCGTCGGGGACGTCACGTTCCCGATCGTGCGGGACTCCGGCGTCGTGCTGGAGCCCGTCGCCGAGGGCCGGGTCTGCGTCGAGATGCTGGCGCTCTACCAGACCGACGGGATCATCGCCGAGCCCGCGGGCGCGCTCGCCCCGGCCGCGCTCGAGCAGCTGGACATCCCGCACGGCTCGACGACGGTCTGCCTGCTCTCCGGGGGCAACAACGACGTCAGCCGGTACGCGGACGTCGTCGAGCGCGCGCTCGTCCACGAGGGGCGCAAGCACTACTTCCTGGTGGAGTTCCCGCAGGAGCCGGGCGCGCTGCGCAGCTTCCTGGACGACGTCCTGGGCCCGGACGACGACATCACGCTCTTCGAGTACATCAAGCGCAGCAACCGGGAGACCGGGCCCGCGCTCGTCGGCCTGGAGCTCGGCGACCCCGCGGACCTGGAAGCCCTGCTGGCCCGGATGGAGGCCGCCCCGCCCCAGATCGAGCGGATCCCCCCGGACTCCCCGCTCTTCCGCTTCATCCTCTGA
- a CDS encoding acyl-CoA dehydrogenase encodes MQNADFDTYRLSDEHEALRDAVRALAEKEIAPYAADVDEQARYPIEAQEALTKAGFHAVHIPEEYGGEGADELAACIVIEEVARVCASSSLIPAVNGLGSVPILLSASEELKQQVLPSIASGEAMISYALSEREAGSDAASMKTRARRDGDDWVLNGTKCWITNAGVSTWYTVMAVTDPEKKANGISAFVVHSDDPGFEVGPKERKLGIAGSPTREIYFQDCRIPGDRIIGAEGTGFKTALATLDHTRPTIGAQAVGIAQGALDQAIAYVKERKQFGKAVADFQGVQFMIADMAMKVEAARQLVYVATSRAERGEKNLGFISSAAKCLASDTAMQVTTDAVQLFGGAGFTKDFPVERMMRDAKITQIYEGTNQVQRMVMARSLLR; translated from the coding sequence ATGCAGAACGCCGACTTCGACACCTACCGGCTCAGCGACGAGCACGAGGCCCTGCGCGACGCGGTGCGTGCGCTGGCGGAGAAGGAGATCGCGCCCTACGCCGCCGACGTCGACGAGCAGGCGCGCTACCCGATCGAGGCGCAGGAGGCCCTGACCAAGGCGGGCTTCCACGCCGTCCACATCCCGGAGGAGTACGGCGGCGAGGGGGCGGACGAGCTCGCGGCGTGCATCGTGATCGAGGAGGTCGCGCGGGTCTGCGCGTCGTCGTCGCTGATCCCGGCGGTCAACGGACTGGGCTCCGTCCCGATCCTGCTCTCGGCGTCCGAGGAGCTCAAGCAGCAGGTGCTGCCGTCGATCGCGTCCGGCGAGGCGATGATCAGCTACGCGCTGAGCGAGCGCGAGGCGGGCTCCGACGCCGCGTCGATGAAGACCCGCGCGCGCCGGGACGGGGACGACTGGGTGCTCAACGGCACCAAGTGCTGGATCACCAACGCCGGCGTCTCCACCTGGTACACGGTCATGGCCGTGACGGACCCGGAGAAGAAGGCCAACGGCATCTCCGCGTTCGTGGTGCACTCCGACGACCCGGGCTTCGAGGTCGGTCCCAAGGAGCGCAAGCTCGGCATCGCCGGCTCGCCGACGCGTGAGATCTACTTCCAGGACTGCCGGATCCCCGGGGACCGGATCATCGGCGCCGAGGGCACCGGCTTCAAGACCGCGCTCGCGACGCTGGACCACACCCGCCCCACGATCGGCGCGCAGGCCGTCGGCATCGCCCAGGGCGCGCTGGACCAGGCGATCGCCTACGTCAAGGAGCGCAAGCAGTTCGGCAAGGCCGTCGCGGACTTCCAGGGCGTCCAGTTCATGATCGCGGACATGGCGATGAAGGTGGAGGCCGCGCGCCAGCTCGTCTACGTCGCGACCTCGCGCGCCGAGCGGGGAGAGAAGAACCTCGGGTTCATCTCCTCCGCCGCCAAGTGCCTGGCCAGCGACACCGCGATGCAGGTGACGACGGACGCCGTGCAGCTCTTCGGCGGCGCCGGCTTCACCAAGGACTTCCCGGTGGAGCGGATGATGCGGGACGCGAAGATCACCCAGATCTACGAGGGCACGAACCAGGTCCAGCGGATGGTCATGGCGCGCAGCCTGCTGCGCTGA
- a CDS encoding TetR family transcriptional regulator, which yields MTEATPQVRRGRSAEGRAEIRRDLVTAAVDLFTDQGYDETTVDDIAATAGVGRRTFFRYFRSKEDAVSPDHELGLARIAAVFADAHPTEPLLSVVLRAGETVFDLYLTDSGTARKRFALVHEVPALRDREAAMVHHYRRLFTRELGLRLADVPDGDLRAAVTAAAVVAAHNQALRRWLADGATAEGAQECVAHFRKVAQMLPLDAPVGLEDVTRRLERAARNLERRDGSGHG from the coding sequence ATGACGGAGGCCACGCCCCAGGTGCGCCGCGGACGCTCGGCCGAGGGCCGCGCGGAGATCCGTCGTGACCTCGTCACCGCCGCGGTGGACCTGTTCACGGACCAGGGCTACGACGAGACGACCGTCGACGACATCGCGGCCACCGCCGGCGTCGGCCGCCGGACCTTCTTCCGCTACTTCCGCAGCAAGGAGGACGCGGTCTCCCCGGACCACGAACTGGGCCTCGCCCGGATCGCCGCGGTGTTCGCCGACGCGCATCCCACCGAGCCGCTGCTGTCCGTGGTGCTGCGCGCCGGGGAGACCGTCTTCGACCTCTACCTGACGGACTCCGGGACCGCCCGCAAGCGGTTCGCCCTGGTCCACGAGGTGCCGGCGCTGCGGGACCGCGAGGCGGCCATGGTGCACCACTACCGCCGGCTCTTCACCCGGGAGCTGGGCCTGCGCCTGGCCGACGTCCCGGACGGGGACCTGCGGGCGGCGGTCACCGCGGCCGCGGTGGTCGCGGCGCACAACCAGGCGCTGCGGCGCTGGCTCGCGGACGGGGCGACGGCGGAGGGCGCGCAGGAGTGCGTGGCCCACTTCCGGAAGGTCGCGCAGATGCTCCCGCTCGACGCCCCGGTGGGCCTCGAGGACGTGACGCGCCGGCTCGAGCGGGCGGCCCGGAACCTGGAGCGGCGGGACGGGTCCGGACATGGATGA
- the purE gene encoding 5-(carboxyamino)imidazole ribonucleotide mutase: MTDPQVGVIMGSDSDWPVMKAAGEALAEFGVPYEVGVYSAHRTPQRMLDYAKEAAARGLKVIVAGAGGAAHLPGMVASATPLPVIGVPVPLKVLDGLDSLLSIVQMPAGVPVATVAVGNARNAGLLAVRILAASDEALRARMEAFQTDLEQMVLDKDAALRSAVRNG; this comes from the coding sequence ATGACTGACCCGCAGGTGGGCGTGATCATGGGCAGCGACTCGGACTGGCCCGTGATGAAAGCGGCCGGCGAGGCGCTGGCGGAGTTCGGCGTGCCCTACGAGGTGGGCGTCTACTCCGCGCACCGCACCCCGCAGCGGATGCTGGACTACGCGAAGGAGGCCGCCGCCCGGGGCCTGAAGGTGATCGTCGCCGGGGCGGGCGGCGCGGCGCACCTGCCGGGCATGGTCGCGTCCGCGACGCCGCTGCCGGTGATCGGCGTGCCGGTCCCGCTCAAGGTGCTCGACGGGCTGGACTCCCTGCTCTCGATCGTGCAGATGCCGGCCGGCGTCCCGGTCGCGACCGTCGCGGTGGGCAACGCGCGCAACGCGGGCCTGCTCGCGGTGCGGATCCTGGCGGCGTCGGACGAGGCGCTGCGGGCCCGGATGGAGGCCTTCCAGACCGATCTCGAACAGATGGTGCTGGACAAGGACGCGGCTCTCCGGTCGGCCGTGCGCAACGGATAG
- a CDS encoding GtrA family protein — protein sequence MSLVETALARIPQPYRDLAIKHRELVKFAFVGGTTWIIDTTVFLFLKSTVLEPKPLTAKIMAVLIATIVSYVMNREWSFRTRGGREKHHEALLFFLVSGVGVGVYSAPLAVSRYLLHLQIPEVSLLTQEVADFVSGQIVGTLVGMAFRWWAFRRFVFPDENVRRQVPGATP from the coding sequence GTGTCCTTGGTGGAAACGGCGCTGGCGCGCATCCCGCAGCCGTACCGTGACCTCGCGATCAAGCACCGTGAGCTGGTGAAGTTCGCCTTCGTCGGCGGCACCACGTGGATCATCGACACCACGGTCTTCCTCTTCCTGAAGAGCACGGTCCTGGAGCCCAAACCGCTCACGGCGAAGATCATGGCGGTGCTGATCGCGACGATCGTGTCCTACGTCATGAACCGGGAGTGGTCCTTCCGGACCCGCGGCGGCCGGGAGAAGCATCACGAGGCGTTGTTGTTCTTCCTGGTCAGCGGTGTCGGCGTCGGCGTCTACTCCGCCCCGCTGGCCGTCTCGCGCTACCTGCTGCACCTGCAGATCCCCGAGGTCTCCCTGCTCACCCAGGAGGTCGCGGACTTCGTGAGCGGTCAGATCGTCGGGACCCTCGTCGGGATGGCCTTCCGCTGGTGGGCGTTCCGCCGGTTCGTCTTCCCGGACGAGAACGTCCGTCGTCAGGTGCCGGGCGCCACACCCTGA
- a CDS encoding ATP-binding protein codes for MRRRILQSTLLVVAITALVLGGPLAVTTWQLVEDITRADLTSRLEVIAERLEEQPSAVDPATLALAVPATGRLTLDRPGEPSRSFGADTGADPVTETLPFAHGGTITLTEPRSIMRTQQVQVTVIVLLLVVISIGAGTIVATLTARRLADPLRDVADRAARLGAGDFRRTPHRHNIPELDRVSDVLDTSAAALAELVQRERALVGDVSHQLRSRITALTLRLDELAAHPDPEARREALAALEQTERLSDVLDELLEASRAARAAGAEPMDLREGLAAVVEEWRPALVQAGRTLRLRVPEGLLARVTPARIREAVGALVDNATQHGGGTVTISARSGDSLLVVEVSDTGPGIPEELVPHVFDRGVSVQSSTGLGLALARALVEADGGRLELSRARPPTFTIFLPAARADDVVAAPRPPATTPR; via the coding sequence ATGCGCCGCCGGATCCTCCAGTCCACCCTCCTCGTCGTCGCGATCACCGCCCTCGTGCTGGGCGGCCCGCTCGCCGTCACGACCTGGCAGCTCGTCGAGGACATCACCCGGGCGGACCTGACGTCGCGGCTCGAGGTGATCGCGGAGCGGCTCGAGGAACAGCCGAGCGCCGTCGACCCGGCGACCCTCGCGCTCGCGGTGCCCGCCACCGGCCGGTTGACCCTCGACCGGCCGGGGGAGCCGAGCCGCTCGTTCGGCGCGGACACCGGCGCCGACCCGGTGACCGAGACGCTGCCCTTCGCCCACGGCGGGACGATCACGCTCACCGAGCCGCGGTCGATCATGCGGACCCAGCAGGTGCAGGTCACGGTGATCGTGCTCCTGCTGGTGGTGATCTCCATCGGTGCCGGGACGATCGTGGCGACGCTCACCGCCCGCCGCCTCGCCGACCCGCTCCGCGACGTCGCGGACCGGGCCGCCCGGCTCGGCGCAGGGGACTTCCGCCGCACCCCGCACCGGCACAACATCCCCGAGCTGGACCGGGTCTCGGACGTCCTGGACACCTCCGCGGCGGCGCTTGCCGAGCTGGTGCAACGGGAACGTGCGCTGGTCGGGGACGTGTCCCATCAGCTCCGCAGCCGGATCACGGCCCTGACCCTGCGCCTCGACGAGCTCGCCGCGCACCCGGACCCCGAGGCCCGCCGCGAGGCGCTCGCCGCGCTCGAGCAGACCGAACGCCTCTCCGACGTCCTCGACGAGCTGCTCGAGGCGTCCCGCGCGGCGCGGGCGGCCGGCGCGGAGCCGATGGACCTGCGGGAGGGTCTCGCGGCCGTCGTCGAGGAGTGGCGGCCCGCGCTCGTGCAGGCGGGCCGGACGTTGCGGTTGCGGGTGCCGGAGGGGCTGCTCGCCCGGGTCACGCCCGCGCGGATCCGGGAGGCCGTCGGCGCGCTCGTGGACAACGCGACGCAGCACGGCGGTGGGACCGTCACGATCAGCGCGCGGTCCGGGGACTCCCTGCTGGTGGTCGAGGTGAGCGACACCGGCCCCGGCATCCCCGAGGAGCTGGTGCCGCACGTGTTCGACCGTGGCGTGTCGGTGCAGTCGTCGACGGGCCTGGGGCTGGCCCTGGCCCGGGCGCTCGTCGAGGCGGACGGGGGCCGTCTGGAACTCTCCCGCGCCAGGCCGCCCACATTCACGATCTTCCTGCCGGCTGCGCGGGCCGACGACGTCGTGGCCGCTCCGCGCCCCCCGGCGACGACCCCTCGCTGA
- the hisN gene encoding histidinol-phosphatase: MSDHPDLDLALQLADIADAITLPRFRAADLRVTTKPDRTPVTDADTAAEDALRAALAGESPGDAVLGEERGGSELPASGRGWVIDPIDGTKAFSRGLPVWATLIALTVHGTATVGVASAPALGRRWWAAVGAGAWTSDLRGAPRRIAVSGVAELGDTLVSTTNLNSFRSLGMLDGWLALLDQCWETRAYGDFWQHCLVAEGAVDLAVEPVASEWDLAALQPIVEEAGGRFTDLLGKQGYAGGNAMASNGLVHDAAVAALGAP, encoded by the coding sequence GTGAGCGACCACCCGGATCTCGACCTCGCCCTGCAGCTCGCGGACATCGCGGACGCGATCACGCTCCCCCGGTTCCGCGCCGCGGACCTGAGGGTGACGACGAAGCCGGACCGCACCCCGGTCACGGACGCGGACACCGCGGCCGAGGACGCCCTGCGCGCCGCGCTCGCCGGGGAGAGCCCGGGGGACGCGGTGCTCGGCGAGGAGCGCGGCGGCTCCGAGCTGCCCGCGAGCGGCCGCGGCTGGGTGATCGACCCGATCGACGGCACCAAGGCCTTCTCCCGCGGCCTCCCGGTCTGGGCGACGCTGATCGCGCTGACCGTCCACGGGACGGCGACGGTCGGGGTCGCCAGCGCGCCCGCGCTCGGCCGGCGCTGGTGGGCAGCCGTGGGCGCCGGGGCCTGGACCAGCGATCTTCGCGGCGCCCCCCGGCGGATCGCGGTGTCCGGGGTGGCCGAGCTCGGCGACACCCTCGTCTCGACGACGAACCTGAACAGCTTCCGCTCCCTCGGCATGCTCGACGGCTGGCTCGCGCTCCTGGACCAGTGCTGGGAGACCCGCGCGTACGGCGACTTCTGGCAGCACTGCCTGGTCGCCGAGGGTGCCGTGGACCTCGCCGTCGAGCCGGTCGCGAGCGAGTGGGACCTCGCGGCGCTGCAGCCGATCGTCGAGGAGGCCGGCGGGCGGTTCACCGACCTGCTCGGGAAGCAGGGGTACGCGGGCGGGAACGCGATGGCGTCCAACGGCCTGGTCCACGACGCCGCGGTGGCTGCCCTGGGTGCGCCCTGA